One region of Armigeres subalbatus isolate Guangzhou_Male chromosome 3, GZ_Asu_2, whole genome shotgun sequence genomic DNA includes:
- the LOC134222509 gene encoding uncharacterized protein LOC134222509, which translates to MAERLTHLHDLPVLSYVNAEPKVLIELQNLELFVPLENHIGQPDEPIAVRSVFGWTVYVPCKMNTETDRLEGHVRRCDGDRELNEIIRQRFALEDIGACAMLPESAEVKRARELLERTTTRKDCRFVTGLLWKEDDVRLPNSLPMALRRMKSLEAKLARDPDLRDNVHQQIQEYIEKDYAHMATEEELAVADPNRIWYLPLNVVSHPKKPEKKRLVWDAAAQVNGVSLNSLLLKGPDLLVQLLHVICKFRERRVGFGGDIEKMFHQLRMIPADMHSQRFLFRFDPSRPPDTYLMTVATFGATCSPCSAQYVMHRNADEFAEKFPVAAEAIKQKTYMDDYFDSADTAQEAAERAQQVKFIHSQAGFNMRNWVSNSVEVLHSLGETPKQSLRPLSSDQSEDRERVLGMLWDPINDCFLFSDNWQEELTPYVCENRRPTKRIALRCIMSLFDPLGLLAPLLIHGRMLIQDMWRSGMAWDEDIPDEVFRKWQQWTGLLPMAYQLKIPRCYFGDADPCSYRTLQLHVFTDASENGFGCAAYFRIVEKGQIRCSLVMAKSKVAPLKYQSIPRLELQGALIGARLMNSVCESHTLKIDQKFLWTDSSTVLAWIRSEHRRYKQYVAHRVGEILTLSEPENWRWVPSKENVADCLTKWTKDTEPSSSGRWLNGPSFLYHLEREWPEQRHPAETNEELRSHVLLHRVAIPKNLVDAGRISKWNVLVRTIAFVHRFISNCRRRLQGHPIETIRATAAQEKLLIKPIPAKLIPLCQQEYVKAEMFLWRAAQSESYPDEMRVLLNNWNKPTEELLNVEKSSSLYKLTPFVDEHGVIRMEGRTANAAYAAFDTRFPIILPKDHPITQRLIEHYHGQFGHANKETVVNELRQRYYIPCLRTTVDRISRNCQRCKVAKCRPQTPRMAPLPKQRLTPYVKPFSYVGIDYLGPLEVTVGRRREKRYIVVFTCLVVRAIHLELAYSLTTDSCIMAIRRFTCKWGSPVEIFTDNGTNFMGANRKLKQHIKRINDKCGETFTDARTKWTSTPPPLRLTWGAYGREWFVA; encoded by the coding sequence ATGGCAGAAAGGTTAACACACCTTCATGATCTACCAGTACTCTCATATGTGAACGCTGAACCAAAAGTACTGATCGAGCTGCAGAACTTGGAGCTCTTCGTGCCATTGGAGAACCACATTGGTCAACCTGATGAGCCTATAGCAGTACGCAGTGTTTTTGGGTGGACAGTGTATGTACCTTGCAAAATGAACACAGAGACCGATCGTCTTGAAGGGCACGTGCGCAGGTGCGATGGAGATCGGGAGCTTAACGAAATAATACGTCAGCGATTCGCTCTCGAGGACATTGGGGCATGTGCTATGCTACCAGAGTCAGCTGAGGTAAAGCGAGCTCGAGAGTTACTGGAGCGAACTACAACGCGAAAGGATTGTAGATTTGTCACTGGATTGTTGTGGAAGGAAGACGATGTACGGCTCCCAAATAGTCTACCGATGGCGTTGAGGAGAATGAAAAGCCTCGAAGCGAAGTTGGCAAGAGATCCAGACCTGCGAGACAACGTGCACCAGCAGATCCAAGAATACATCGAAAAAGACTATGCACACATGGCAACTGAAGAAGAACTAGCTGTGGCTGATCCTAATAGGATATGGTACCTTCCTCTCAACGTGGTATCGCATCCGAAGAAGCCCGAAAAGAAGCGACTGGTGTGGGACGCAGCGGCACAAGTAAATGGCGTGTCACTTAATTCCCTGCTACTAAAGGGGCCGGACTTACTAGTTCAGTTGTTACATGTGATCTGTAAGTTCCGGGAACGGCGCGTTGGATTTGGCGGCGATATCGAGAAGATGTTTCACCAGCTTAGAATGATCCCTGCAGACATGCATTCGCAACGTTTCCTGTTTCGTTTTGACCCCAGTCGACCTCCGGATACCTACCTGATGACGGTCGCTACCTTTGGAGCAACATGCTCTCCATGTTCCGCGCAGTACGTGATGCACCGTAACGCCGACGAGTTTGCTGAGAAATTTCCGGTAGCAGCAGAAGCTATAAAGCAGAAAACCTACATGGACGATTACTTCGACAGCGCGGATACGGCTCAAGAAGCAGCTGAACGAGCTCAACAAGTGAAGTTCATCCATTCGCAAGCTGGATTCAACATGCGCAACTGGGTCAGCAATAGTGTTGAAGTGCTGCACAGTCTGGGAGAAACCCCCAAACAATCACTGCGGCCGCTGTCTAGCGATCAAAGCGAGGATCGAGAACGCGTCCTTGGTATGCTCTGGGATCCGATCAACGACTGCTTCCTGTTCTCCGACAACTGGCAGGAAGAATTGACTCCGTACGTATGTGAAAACCGTCGGCCAACCAAACGAATAGCACTGCGCTGTATTATGAGTCTCTTTGACCCATTGGGGCTACTGGCACCACTCCTCATACACGGACGAATGCTGATTCAGGACATGTGGCGTTCAGGAATGGCGTGGGATGAAGACATACCGGATGAAGTATTTAGAAAATGGCAGCAATGGACTGGGCTGCTCCCAATGGCATACCAACTGAAGATCCCGAGGTGCTACTTCGGAGACGCAGACCCGTGCTCATATCGAACTCTGCAGCTACACGTGTTCACAGATGCGAGCGAAAATGGATTTGGATGTGCTGCTTACTTCAGAATAGTCGAGAAAGGACAAATTCGGTGTTCGTTGGTCATGGCCAAGAGCAAGGTAGCGCCTCTGAAATACCAATCTATTCCACGATTGGAACTACAGGGGGCACTCATAGGCGCGCGGTTGATGAATAGTGTTTGCGAAAGCCATACGCTGAAGATCGACCAGAAGTTCTTGTGGACTGATTCCAGCACCGTTCTTGCCTGGATACGTTCCGAACACCGGAGATACAAACAATACGTTGCACACAGAGTTGGAGAGATACTGACGCTGTCGGAACCGGAAAACTGGCGATGGGTACCATCGAAAGAGAACGTGGCAGACTGCTTGACCAAGTGGACTAAAGACACAGAACCGAGCTCTAGCGGCAGATGGTTGAATGGCCCTTCGTTCCTGTATCACCTGGAAAGAGAATGGCCGGAACAGCGACATCCAGCAGAAACCAACGAAGAACTCAGAAGTCACGTGCTGTTGCACCGTGTTGCTATACCCAAGAATCTTGTGGACGCTGGCCGAATCTCGAAATGGAATGTATTAGTGCGAACGATTGCATTCGTCCATCGCTTCATCTCTAACTGTAGACGTCGCCTGCAGGGTCATCCGATAGAAACAATTAGGGCAACGGCTGCCCAGGAGAAACTGCTCATCAAGCCGATACCTGCGAAGTTGATACCGCTATGCCAACAGGAGTATGTGAAGGCGGAAATGTTCTTGTGGCGCGCTGCTCAAAGTGAGTCCTATCCCGACGAAATGCGAGTGTTGCTGAACAATTGGAACAAACCAACGGAAGAGCTCCTCAACGTAGAAAAATCAAGCTCTCTGTACAAGTTAACACCCTTTGTGGACGAACACGGCGTTATCCGAATGGAAGGCAGAACAGCGAACGCCGCTTACGCAGCTTTCGACACCCGTTTCCCCATCATCCTACCAAAAGATCATCCGATAACGCAACGTCTAATCGAACATTACCATGGACAGTTCGGACACGCTAACAAGGAGACCGTAGTGAACGAGTTACGACAACGTTATTACATCCCCTGCTTACGTACTACTGTGGacagaatttcgagaaattgcCAGAGATGTAAAGTAGCCAAGTGCAGGCCGCAGACTCCGCGCATGGCACCACTTCCCAAGCAACGACTGACGCCGTACGTGAAGCCGTTTAGTTACGTCGGAATAGACTATCTGGGTCCTCTGGAAGTCACTGTGGGACGGCGTAGAGAGAAGCGGTATATCGTCGTATTCACCTGCCTGGTTGTGCGGGCTATTCATCTGGAACTGGCGTATAGTTTGACGACCGACTCGTGCATCATGGCAATCCGAAGATTCACCTGCAAATGGGGCTCTCCAGTGGAGATCTTCACTGACAACGGCACCAATTTCATGGGCGCCAACCGAAAATTGAAGCAGCATATCAAGAGGATTAACGACAAGTGTGGCGAAACCTTCACGGACGCGCGGACAAAATGGACCTCCACCCCCCCCCCGCTGCGCCTCACATGGGGGGCGTATGGGAGAGAATGGTTCGTAGCGTGA